The DNA sequence GTAGTCTTCTTCGCTCCCTTGTAGGGGCTGATGCCCCAGATGCGGACGTCGAACGTGCTGCTCATGCTCTGTTCCTAACGGGGGGACGGCCGGGGGGGCGGGGGGGGGGGCCCCCCCGGGGGGGGGGGGGGGGGGGGGGGGGGGGGGGGGGGGGGTCGGGGGGGGGGGGGGGGGGGGGGGGGGGGGGGGGGGGGGGGGGGGGGGGCCCGGGCCGGGGGGGGGGGGGCCCCACTGTCGCCTGGACCGCTTCTGGGACCGCCTCTGGACCGCCTCTGGACTGCCTCTAGACCGCCTCCTGAACCCCTTGCCAGGCCTCGAAAACCAGCCCCCGCACCGTCCGCACCCCGGAAGCCAAAGCCCCTTCCAGCACCGCGTTCGCCCCGAGCTCGGAGGCCGCCAGCTCCGGCACCAGCGGCGTCATCTTGTCCAGCGTCTCGCGCAGCGGCTCCAGCAGCAGGTCCGCGCTGTCGCCGATGCCGCCGCCGAGCACCACCAGCTCCGGGTCGATGACGGCGGCGATCGAGGCGACGGCGTGCGCCAGCCGCTCGGCCTCGCGGCGCACGACCTCGCGCGCGGTGTGGCTGCCCGCGCGCGCCGCCAGGAACACGTCCTTCGCCGAGCCGACGTCGGCCATGCCCAGCTCGCGGGCGATGGCGACCACCGAGTCGGCGGCCGCGGCGTCCTCGAGCGGTCCCCGGGCGGGCGGGCGGTCCTCGTCGTACGAGCCGTACGGCAGGTAGCCGATCTCGCCGGCCGCTCCGTGCGCGCCGGGGAACAGCTTGCCGTCCACCACGATGCCCGAGCCCAGGCCGGTGCCGATGAGCAGATAGACGAACAGCCGCCGGTCGCGTCCGGCGCCGGCCGCGTGCTCGCCGAGCGCGGCGAGGTTGGCGTCGTTCAGGACCTGCAGGCCGGTGCCCAGGCTGGCGGCCAGGCGGTCGGTCACCTCGCGGCGGCCCCAGCCCGGCAGGTTCACCGCGTAGCGCAGTTCGTTGGTCGCCGCGTCGATGACGCCGGGGCTGCCGACCACGGTGTGCAGGACCCGCGACCACTCGACGCCGGCTTCCGTGGTGGCGGCGTGGGCCTGCTCCACGATCGCGTCGACGATGCCGTCGGCGTCGGCGGCGGTGTTGGGGTGGTCGCTGCGGCCCACGACGGTGCCGTCCAGGTCGGCCAGGCCGACGCGGATCCAGCTGCGGCCGACGTCCACCCCGATGGCGTAGCCGGCGGTCGGATCGGCCTCGTACAGCACCGGGGACCGGCCGCGGCCGGCCACCGCCTGCTTGCCGATCTCGCGGACCAGGCCGCCGTGCTCCAGCCGGCCCAGCGCGGTGGACACCGTCGGCTTGGACAGCCCGGTCAGGCGGGCCAGCTCAGCGCGGGAGGTGGCGCCGTCGGCGCGCAGCCGGTCGAGCAGGAGCCGCTCGTTGTTGGTGCGCAGGACGCTGCGGTTCCAGGCGGACTCCACGTCTCGCGGGCTCCTTGTCGCATCGCGCCTGAATCAGGCTCGGTCGGGTTCGGTCGGGCTTGGTCAGACTATTCAGTCTGCACGCTCTTGTGCGGAACTGAGCCCACCTGAGCGAACCCGAGTCGACATTAGTCCCCTCCGGCGCTGTCAGTGTCCGCCGCTACCTTCAGAACATGACCTCCACCGCCCAAATATACGGATATGTCCGTGCGTCCAGTCTGAGCCCGAGCGGCATGCTGGATCTGCAGACCTCCGGCGGTACCACCACTGCGGGCCCCGCCGCGCACCCGCGCTTCTTCTCCGGCTTTCTCGGCGAGGCCGAGCCGGCCGCGGGCGCGCTGCTCGGCGTGGCGAACATCGCCCAGGCCCGCTACTGGCGCCCGAACCTGGCCGCCCTGCGCGACCCGGTCGTCACCTGCAACGGCGACCGCCTGCGCTTCGAGTCCTTCTCCGGCTGCTGCGGCGTCTACGCCCGGCTCGACGTCCTGGACGAGGGCATGGACGGCACGGCCCTGGACCGCGGCACCACCAACGTGGACGTCAACAACGACCTGCGCCTGGCGCTGACCAGGGTCCGGGGCGGCGACCCGCTCAAGCTCGAGGTCGGCCCGGAGGGCCTGGAGGCCACCACCTTCGACGGCACGGTCGTCGAGCGCAAGGTCCCGCTCCCGCCCCGCTGGCTGCGCGGCTTCGCCGAGGTCCAGGCCGTGACCTCGGGCTACGACCTGCGCGCCGAACTCGGCGCGGCGGACGCGGCGCGCTTCCTGCGCGGCCTGCCCGGCGCGCCGCGCGGCGTGCAGTGGCTGGTCCCGGCCGGCCGCACGCTGCGGCTGGCGGCGTCCCCCGGCCCCGGCGCGATCTGCATCGCCGGCCCGCAGCGTCTCAAGGAACTGCTTCCCCTGCTCCGCTTCGGCGGCAAGCTCCGGGTTTACGGCCCGAACGTGGCACGCGGCGCGAACCCGGCGGCCTCCGTCTGGCAGCTGGACCTGCCCGGCATGCGCTTGGTCCTGACCCTGTCCCCGGAGATCACCCGGGGCTTCTCGGGCGAGGGGGCGGTGCTCTCAGCCCTGGCCGGCGACGACGTGATCGACGACGCCGAGACGGTCGCCGCCCTGCTGGCGTTCGACGCGCACATCGAACCGGCGCTGCTGGCCGAGCGGGCGGGACTCCCGGTGGACCGGGTCCGCGCGGCGCTGACGCAGCTCGGGACAGCCGGCCGCGTCGGCTACGACCACGCGGACGCCGCGTACTTCCACCGCGAGCTGCCCTACGACGCCGAACGCGCCGCGAAGCAGAACCCGCGCCTGCGCGCCGCCCGGGACCTGCTCGACGCCGACGCGGTGCGCTGGGACGGCGATATCGCGACGGTGAAGGTCGAGGACCACGTGCAACGGGTGCGGTCGGTGGCCGACGGCACGCTGTCGTGCACGTGCCTGTGGTACGCGAAGTATCAGGGCGGGCGCGGGCCGTGCAAGCACATCCTCGCCGCCGACGCCTACCGGCGCGGCGAGCGCGGGGTCACGGATACCGCCGACGCCGACTCGGACGAGGCGATGGCGGGGGCGGCCCGATGAGCACGGTGAGCGCAATGAGCACGGTGAGCGCAGTGAGCACGGTCGAGGACTTCACCGCCCTGCTGGCCGGCGGCGACGCGAGAGCGGTCGCCGTCTTCTTCGAAGGGATGGCGGAGAAGGAGCGGCGCACCTATATCAAGCCTCTGAAGGAGTTCCTGCGCACGATCAGCTGGCGCGGCACCGAGGAGGAGAAATGGCGCGACTTCTACCAGCGCAAGAAGCTTGCCGGGCAGACTCTGACCCCGGCGGCGATGGCCGTCTTCTCCAACGCCTCCGCGACGGCCAAGTTCCTGCGGGGTTTGCAGCGTTTGGACGCCTTCGACTCCCACGAGCCGGCCATCGCGCAGCGGGTACTGGCCGAGCGCGCTCCGGCTTGGCTCACCGGCCTGCCCGGCGCCCTGCTGGAGACGCTTCAGCCGGAAGACGCCTTTGAACTGGTGGCCGCCGTCAGCGAGGCGGCCGACGTCCGGCTGGCGCCCACCCCGGAGTTCGTGCGCGCCTGGGGTGTGAAATTCCAGCGGATCTACGACGAAGACAAGGTCAAGGCCGAGATCCTGGCCTACCCGCGGCTGGCCGAGGTGCTGCCGCTGCTCTTCGACAACGACGAGAACGACGATCTGTTCTCGTCCTATTCCTGGTTCCACGTCGCCGCGACCACGGCGGTGCAGCAGGGCCTGGTGTCTCGCGCCGAGGTGCTCGACGCCAGCCTGCGGCGGCTGCTGCGCGGCGGGCGGCCCGGGGCGATGCAGGACCACCTGGCGTTCTGGAAGGGGCTCGAGCCGGTCGACGGCGAGGTCGTCCAGCGGGTGTCCAGCTGTATCAGCCTGCTGTCCTCCCAGAGCGGGACGGTCGCGCGGACGTTCCTGGTCGCGCTGAAGACGGTGTCCGACCACGGCCTTCTCGACATCGAGCTCGCCGTCGAGGCCGCGTCGATCGCGGTGACCCGGTCGGAGAAGAACGTCGTCAAGGCCACCCTGGGCTGGCTGGACTCGCTGGCCGCGGGGAACCCGGGCCGCGCCGGGCAGCTGGTGGGGACGATCGCGATCGCCTTCGGCGCGCAGGCGGCGGATCTGCAGGAGCGCGCGGTGAAGCTGGTCGGCAAGCACGGGAAGTCGCTGGCTGAGGACGAGCGGGCCCGGCTGCTCGCCGAGGCGCAGATTTACCTTGCCCCGGACCTGGCGGCGACGCTCGCCGGGCTGCTCGGGGTGTCGCAGGACTCGATGACCGGCGGCCCGGGCCTCGACGCCGGCTATCCGGAGGTGGCGCCGTATGTGCCGCGTCCGCTGCTGCCGCCGATCGCTTCGCCCGCCGAGTTGGCCGAGGTGATCGGGTCGCTGATGCACGCCGATCCGGTCGAGGCGATGGTCTTCGAGCGGGTGCTGGAAGCGGTGGTGGCGTTCGAACGGACGGATTCGGCGGCGTTGCGGGAGGCATTGGCGCCGGTCGTCGAACGGTGGCGTCCGGGGTGGGACTGGGCGCAGACGCAGTCGGCGCTGACTCCGCGCAGCTCGCTGTGTGTCCTCGCTGTGGCGGCGGCCGGCATCGATCGGGACTCGCGGCGCTATCCGCATCGCGCCGGGGTGAAACAGCTGTGGTCGCGGGCGCGGACCTCGGGCCGCGGCTGGTGGCGGCGGACCCGGACGACGCCCGCCGACTTCCTCATCCTGCGCGCCGCCGAGATCCACGCCGCGCTGGGCATGCCGGACCTGCCGCCGCTGGTGTCGGTGCCGACGTCGCCGACCGGGAGCATCGACGCGGCGGTGCTGGCCGCGCGGCTGCGGGAGTGCGAGGCCCGGGGCTGGACGCCGCTGGAGGCGGACTTCCATCAGGCGCTGCTGCGCTTGCCGGACGACTGCGGGGACGTGGACACACGCGGTTTCACGTCGAAGGCGGGCTCGCGCTTCGCGGCGTGGGTGGCGGGGGAGCGGATCGCGGTGCCGGAGGCGGAGATGCCGGACCCGCAGACGCTCGTCCTGCGACGCGCCCGCCCGCGGGCCGAGACCCTGCGGCTCGCGACCCGGGGCCACGCCCTGGTCCCCGAGACGCTGCTGGACCTGGCCCCGGGCGTCTGGCACGAGCCGGAGCGCTGCTGGGACCAGTCGGACTGGACCGCCTGCTGGCCCGCGATCCTCCCCGGCCGCCCGGACCTGGCCGCGACGGCGATGATCGGCGGCGTGGACTGGAGCACGGCCCCGCCCTCGCCGGAGTCGGCGGTGGTCCTCGCCGAACAGGACGGCACCCAGACCGCGACGCACCACGTGATAGCGGCGCGCCTGGTGCACGACGACGTGCGCCTGCGCGCCTCGGGCGTCGACGCGGCACTGGTCCTGGCGGCCCGCGGCCTGCTGGACCCGGCGCAGCTGGGAGCAGCCCTGGCCGCCGAGCTGAAGGCATCGGCAGCGGGCATGCGCCGCGCGGTCCCGGCCCTGCGCGACCTGGCCAACGGCGGCGCGGCCGGCGCGGTCTGGGAGGCGACCGCACTGGCGCTGCCCGGCGTGCTGCCGCCGGCGGTGCCGAAGACCCTGTCCGGCACGGCGGATCTGCTGGTCCTGGCCACGGAACTGGCCGGAACGCTGGCCGAGCGCACGCCGATCGCCGAGGTGAGCGCACTCGCGCAGAAGAAGGGCGGGAGCGCGGTGGCGAACGCGGCGCGGCGGTTGGAGGCGGTGCTGGCGGCGGGGTGAGGGCGGGGCGCGACGCGGTTGGGGGCCGCCTCGGGCTTCGGCGCGGGGCGGGACGGCTTCGGTGGCGGGCGGGCGGTCGGGTGCTGCGGCGATCGGCTGGTCGCGGCGCGGGTTCTTCGGTGGTCGGGCCAGTGCGGTGGTCGGGCCAGTGCGGCGCGGTGCGGTTTTGGTAGCGAATGCGAACCCTGGTGGAGGGAACCGGCTCCTCCCCGCCGACGTCCAAGCCATATGAAGATGAGCAAGTACTTGTACGCGGTCGCGCTCATCGTCAGCGTGGCCGGTTGTCAAAGCTCCGCCAAGGCAGGCGGCGGTGCACCCCCGCCGTCGGCCGACGCGAGCCCGTCTATCACGAGCCCGTCCGCCGCGAGCCCATCACCCCCGCTCCTGCCACCCGCCGGCACGCTCACGCGGGTCGCCGAGCTGAGCTACTCCGGCGGGTTCGCCGTCCGCGGTGATCTGGCGGTGCCGGCGGTGGTCGTGTACTCCGATGGGACCGTCGTCTTCAACGGGCAGAAGCGCCTCACGTTCACCCCCGGTGCGCTCGACGTCCTCGTCAGCACCCTGCAAAAGGATCTGGCGGGCCAGCCCACCAAGACCGTGCTGCAGCCGAACGGCGGCCACCCCATCCCTGATGTGGCCACCACCGTCCTCGGCGTCTACCAGCCCGGCGGGACCTATCAGACCGTGAGTGCGCTCGGGCTCGCCGCCGGTAACGCGTCGCGGTTCCCCGCGCCGGTGGCCGATGCGTTCGCCAAGCTACAGGCGCTCACCTCCGATGCCACCACGCCGTACACCACCACCAAGGTGCGCTACGCCGTGACGTGCCCGTCGGGGGCCGGCGGGCCCGAGCAGCCCTGGCCCAAGGCGTTGCCGCAGCCGGGGACCGGCCAGCCGAACACCTGCCTGGAGCTGCGCACGATCGACGGTCCGGCCGCCGACGCGGTGCGGGCCGCGTGCACCGACGTCAATACGCGGCAGCCGCAGCCCGCCACGATCGTCTACCGCACCGACAGCGGCCCGCGGATCTGCCGGTGGCGCTCCGCGCTGCCGGACGAGACGTCCTGAGCGCGCGACGGTTCAGTGACCCATCCCGCGACGAGAATCAGGCCACTGTCACGATGCACCGCGTAGTAGGCGAACGGCCGATCGAAGGTGACCGACACGCGCCGCACCTGGTACCTTTCCCGCGGCGCGCCGGTGCCGAACATGTCGATCGCGGTCACGGCCGCCGCCCGGAAGCCGGTCTTGCTGAACTCCGCGACGGCGTCCTGGACCGCTTGCTGCACGTACAGCGGGTAGTCGCTGACGCCCGGGAAGTGGCCGTCGCTATCGACCATGGCGTTCTGGAGCCCGAAAAGCGCGGCCCGATCCAGCAGATCGTGCCGCGCCGCGATACGGAACGGGACCGTCGTCGTCACCAGGCTGTCCTGGTTCCAGATGGACTCGACCGTCTCCACAAGGACACCCGGTCCGGCATCGCCGACGGGTAGATCGGTGCCCCGCGTCATGGGGTGGCGCGGGGCACCGATCAATGCGGTCCCGACCGCCAGCACCTCCGAGGGCGAAGTCTCCGCCGGACCGAGGACCAGCACGACATCCACGTCCTCGTCGCCCTCGACGGTCACCGCGGTGACCCGACCGATCGGCGTGTCGGCGACGTGCAACAGATCGAGGTCCGCGTCGAACTGGCGCAGGCACTCAAGCCGACCTCGAGCGTCGGCCCACGGCCCGGCCGATATGTCGGTGGTCGCTGTGAACTCGTTGCGCCACGTGACGCTGACCAACAACGCGCTCGCCAAGACGAACATCGTCTCCGCGCTCACCTCGATCGGCAGCTGAGGGATCAGACCCTCGGTCCGCTCCGAAGCCCAGGCGTCCAGCCGCGTCTGGTCGATCCCCGGCTCGCCGGTCAGCTCACCGTGCACGCCGCCCGGCAGCCGTCCGAGCCAGTCCTCACGAACACGGACCTGGTCGCGCGTCCACAGCCCGAGCGCCGTCTTCACCGAGGGCGTGTGCGTCACGACTTCCAGGAGTTCGCGCGCGGCGCGTGCCGCCTCCTCGGCCGGGACGCCGATCGCGGCGGACAACTCCGCGCGCGTCTCGTCGGCGTCGTCGGCGCCGGCAGCGCCGTCGGCGAGGAACGCCAGCAGCGGCCAGACGCCGACGGCCGACAGGACCGCCGAGTCGGCGCCCGCCTCCGCCAGCCAGCGCTTCGTCAGGGCATTGACGTGCTCGACCGCCGTCATTCGACGCCCACCCATTCCGGCAGTGCCTCGCACCGCTTCAGCCACGGCGCGGGGATCCCCGACACGCCGACCCGGGCGGCCACGATGCCGCCGACGATGGCGCTGGTCGTGTCGATGTCGCCGCCGACGAAGGCGGTGTCCCAGAAGGCGTTCTCGAAGTCGTCCAGATGCTTGGCGGCGATCCAGAGGCAGAAGGGGACGGTGTCCGGGGCCGAGATGTAGCGGCCGTTGCCCAGGGACGCCGCGGCGCTGCGCGGGTCGGTCAGGGGCAGCAGCGTCATCGCGTTCCCGATGCCGTCGCGGACCAGGCCCGGCGGGGTGCGTTCGGCGATCTCGTCGAGGAAGTCGTGGCCGCTCAGGGCGGTGTCGGCGGCCAGGGCGGCGGCGACGGCTATCGCCACCGCGCCCGCGACGCCTTCGGCGTGGGTGTGCGTCACCTCCGCCGACGCCGTCGCCTCGGCGACCACGCGGTCCAGGTCCGCCGAGCCGTACCAGGCGCCCAGCGGCGCGACGCGCATCGCGGCGCCGTTGCCCCAGGAGCCCTTGCCGTCGAACATGGCCTTGGCCAGTTCGCGCCAGTCGGCGCCCTCCTGGCGGATGAGGCGGAGCATGCGGTTGACGCCGGCGCCGTAGCCGCGGTCGAAGTCGTGGTGGGCGGCGAACGAGTAAGCCAGGGCGTCCTGGTCCACGTGCCCGTGGTCGCGCAGCACCGCCAGCACCGAGCAGGCCATCTCGGTGTCGTCGGTCCAGTACCAGGGGTCCGGGGGCAGGCGGCGGTCGGTCAGGAGCGGCTGGTTCAGCGGGATGAAGTAGCAGGCGCCCACCGCGTCGCCCACGGCCAGGCCGCGGAGCGACGCGACGGCGCGGGCAAGGCGGCGGTCGTCGGTCATGTTCCACTTCTTACCGCATGGCATACCACTAACTCACTTCGCTTCGGCCCGGGCTTGTCATCCGCCTCGTATCCCACTCGTCTTTGTCGGCGGTGTCTGCGATGATCTGCGTGGGAAGGAAACAAGTGCTCAAGCTCATCACCCCTTACAAGCCGATTCTCGCCATCCCGGGCACCCGGGCCCTGTTCGTCGTCGCCTTCGTGGCGCGGTTGCCGCTGACCGCCAAGGCCATGGCGCTCACCCTGCACATCGTGTTGGACCAGGGCGGCAGTTATGCCGCGGCCGGTCTGGCGAGCATGGTGATGACCATCGGCATGGGCGTCGGATCGCCGCTGCTCGGGCGGATGGTGGACCATCGGGGGCTCAAACCGGTGCTGCTGCTGACCGGGGTGTCGGAGGCGGCGTACTGGGTGAGCGCCCCGTTCCTGTCCTATCCGCTGCTGCTGGTGACCACGTTCGTGCTCGGCGGCGTGCTCGGGGTGCCGGTGTTCTCGGTGATCCGGCAGGCGGTGGCCGCCCGGGTGCCCGACGCGATGCGCCGTCAGGCCTTCGCCCTGGACTCGATGATCGTGGAGCTGGTCTTCATGGTCGGCCCGGCGCTGGCGATCGCGACCATCACCTCGATGCACACCGCGACGGTCACCATGGCGGCGATCGGCGTGCTGACCGTCGGGTCGGTGCTGACGCTGTGGGTGCTGAACCCGCCGATCGGCCACGCGGCCGCCGGCGGCGACGGCGCGCCGCCGGAGAAGGTCCCGCCGAGCACGTGGGTCCGGCCGGCCTTCGTCCTGGTCCTGGCCACCGGCCTGGCGGCGAACCTGGTGCTGGCCGGCACCGACATCTCGATCACCGCGCTGCTGCGCCAGCAGAACGCGGTGAGCATGGCCGGGGTGTGCATCTTCGCCTGGTGCCTGCTGTCCTTGATCGGCGGCTTCTGGCACGGCTCGACCGAGCGGCCGTGGCGGCTGCCGGTCCTGATGCTGCTGCTGGGCGCCGGCACCATCCCGGTCGGCTTCGTCGGCCAGTTCGGGTGGTGGTGGCTGGCGCTGATCCTGCTGCCCGCCGGCTTCATGTGCGCGCCGACGCTGGCGTCCACGGCCGAGTCGGTGGCCGCCGCGGTCCCGGCCTCGGCGCGCGGTCAGGCGATGGGCTTGCAGGGCTCGGCGATGACCCTGGGCGGTGCGATCGGCGCGCCGCTGGCCGGCACGGTGGTGGACGCCTCCTCGCCGCCGTGGGCCTTCGCCACGACCGGCGCGATCGGCGTGGTGCTGGCCGCCGCGATGCTGGCGTATCAGCGGTTCGCGAAGACCGGGACGGAGCGCGTGGCGGTGCCGGCTGTCGCCGAGGCGATCGACGAGGTACCTGTCGGCGCGGGCGCCGTGATGGATACCGAGAACGCCGGACTGGCGACGGCGGCCTGCTAGCGGCGAGCTTCCACGCGGG is a window from the Catenulispora sp. GP43 genome containing:
- a CDS encoding ROK family protein; this encodes MESAWNRSVLRTNNERLLLDRLRADGATSRAELARLTGLSKPTVSTALGRLEHGGLVREIGKQAVAGRGRSPVLYEADPTAGYAIGVDVGRSWIRVGLADLDGTVVGRSDHPNTAADADGIVDAIVEQAHAATTEAGVEWSRVLHTVVGSPGVIDAATNELRYAVNLPGWGRREVTDRLAASLGTGLQVLNDANLAALGEHAAGAGRDRRLFVYLLIGTGLGSGIVVDGKLFPGAHGAAGEIGYLPYGSYDEDRPPARGPLEDAAAADSVVAIARELGMADVGSAKDVFLAARAGSHTAREVVRREAERLAHAVASIAAVIDPELVVLGGGIGDSADLLLEPLRETLDKMTPLVPELAASELGANAVLEGALASGVRTVRGLVFEAWQGVQEAV
- a CDS encoding SWIM zinc finger family protein; the protein is MTSTAQIYGYVRASSLSPSGMLDLQTSGGTTTAGPAAHPRFFSGFLGEAEPAAGALLGVANIAQARYWRPNLAALRDPVVTCNGDRLRFESFSGCCGVYARLDVLDEGMDGTALDRGTTNVDVNNDLRLALTRVRGGDPLKLEVGPEGLEATTFDGTVVERKVPLPPRWLRGFAEVQAVTSGYDLRAELGAADAARFLRGLPGAPRGVQWLVPAGRTLRLAASPGPGAICIAGPQRLKELLPLLRFGGKLRVYGPNVARGANPAASVWQLDLPGMRLVLTLSPEITRGFSGEGAVLSALAGDDVIDDAETVAALLAFDAHIEPALLAERAGLPVDRVRAALTQLGTAGRVGYDHADAAYFHRELPYDAERAAKQNPRLRAARDLLDADAVRWDGDIATVKVEDHVQRVRSVADGTLSCTCLWYAKYQGGRGPCKHILAADAYRRGERGVTDTADADSDEAMAGAAR
- a CDS encoding DUF6493 family protein gives rise to the protein MSTVSAVSTVEDFTALLAGGDARAVAVFFEGMAEKERRTYIKPLKEFLRTISWRGTEEEKWRDFYQRKKLAGQTLTPAAMAVFSNASATAKFLRGLQRLDAFDSHEPAIAQRVLAERAPAWLTGLPGALLETLQPEDAFELVAAVSEAADVRLAPTPEFVRAWGVKFQRIYDEDKVKAEILAYPRLAEVLPLLFDNDENDDLFSSYSWFHVAATTAVQQGLVSRAEVLDASLRRLLRGGRPGAMQDHLAFWKGLEPVDGEVVQRVSSCISLLSSQSGTVARTFLVALKTVSDHGLLDIELAVEAASIAVTRSEKNVVKATLGWLDSLAAGNPGRAGQLVGTIAIAFGAQAADLQERAVKLVGKHGKSLAEDERARLLAEAQIYLAPDLAATLAGLLGVSQDSMTGGPGLDAGYPEVAPYVPRPLLPPIASPAELAEVIGSLMHADPVEAMVFERVLEAVVAFERTDSAALREALAPVVERWRPGWDWAQTQSALTPRSSLCVLAVAAAGIDRDSRRYPHRAGVKQLWSRARTSGRGWWRRTRTTPADFLILRAAEIHAALGMPDLPPLVSVPTSPTGSIDAAVLAARLRECEARGWTPLEADFHQALLRLPDDCGDVDTRGFTSKAGSRFAAWVAGERIAVPEAEMPDPQTLVLRRARPRAETLRLATRGHALVPETLLDLAPGVWHEPERCWDQSDWTACWPAILPGRPDLAATAMIGGVDWSTAPPSPESAVVLAEQDGTQTATHHVIAARLVHDDVRLRASGVDAALVLAARGLLDPAQLGAALAAELKASAAGMRRAVPALRDLANGGAAGAVWEATALALPGVLPPAVPKTLSGTADLLVLATELAGTLAERTPIAEVSALAQKKGGSAVANAARRLEAVLAAG
- a CDS encoding serpin family protein, coding for MTAVEHVNALTKRWLAEAGADSAVLSAVGVWPLLAFLADGAAGADDADETRAELSAAIGVPAEEAARAARELLEVVTHTPSVKTALGLWTRDQVRVREDWLGRLPGGVHGELTGEPGIDQTRLDAWASERTEGLIPQLPIEVSAETMFVLASALLVSVTWRNEFTATTDISAGPWADARGRLECLRQFDADLDLLHVADTPIGRVTAVTVEGDEDVDVVLVLGPAETSPSEVLAVGTALIGAPRHPMTRGTDLPVGDAGPGVLVETVESIWNQDSLVTTTVPFRIAARHDLLDRAALFGLQNAMVDSDGHFPGVSDYPLYVQQAVQDAVAEFSKTGFRAAAVTAIDMFGTGAPRERYQVRRVSVTFDRPFAYYAVHRDSGLILVAGWVTEPSRAQDVSSGSAERHRQIRGPLSVR
- a CDS encoding ADP-ribosylglycohydrolase family protein, producing MTDDRRLARAVASLRGLAVGDAVGACYFIPLNQPLLTDRRLPPDPWYWTDDTEMACSVLAVLRDHGHVDQDALAYSFAAHHDFDRGYGAGVNRMLRLIRQEGADWRELAKAMFDGKGSWGNGAAMRVAPLGAWYGSADLDRVVAEATASAEVTHTHAEGVAGAVAIAVAAALAADTALSGHDFLDEIAERTPPGLVRDGIGNAMTLLPLTDPRSAAASLGNGRYISAPDTVPFCLWIAAKHLDDFENAFWDTAFVGGDIDTTSAIVGGIVAARVGVSGIPAPWLKRCEALPEWVGVE
- a CDS encoding MFS transporter, coding for MLKLITPYKPILAIPGTRALFVVAFVARLPLTAKAMALTLHIVLDQGGSYAAAGLASMVMTIGMGVGSPLLGRMVDHRGLKPVLLLTGVSEAAYWVSAPFLSYPLLLVTTFVLGGVLGVPVFSVIRQAVAARVPDAMRRQAFALDSMIVELVFMVGPALAIATITSMHTATVTMAAIGVLTVGSVLTLWVLNPPIGHAAAGGDGAPPEKVPPSTWVRPAFVLVLATGLAANLVLAGTDISITALLRQQNAVSMAGVCIFAWCLLSLIGGFWHGSTERPWRLPVLMLLLGAGTIPVGFVGQFGWWWLALILLPAGFMCAPTLASTAESVAAAVPASARGQAMGLQGSAMTLGGAIGAPLAGTVVDASSPPWAFATTGAIGVVLAAAMLAYQRFAKTGTERVAVPAVAEAIDEVPVGAGAVMDTENAGLATAAC